Proteins from a single region of Apium graveolens cultivar Ventura chromosome 7, ASM990537v1, whole genome shotgun sequence:
- the LOC141672716 gene encoding protease Do-like 5, chloroplastic isoform X1 has product MVVLGCLKLQSIPQLVQRNNPKQSLTCCSTTSCCLCLCSESNNQKKKKSNIVVTRRKALIFTTTSLVSTPFSFQLLANAQQDVEDALEQEEDRVVHLFEKTSPSVVFIKDLEIVKKPKSSDEIVMIDDELAKVEGTGSGFIWDKFGHIVTNYHVVAKLAMDSAGLQRCKVYLVDKKGNSFSREAKIIGVDPAYDLAVLKVDVEGNEPKPVTLGTSDNLRVGQSCFAIGNPYGYENTLTTGVVSGLGREIPSPNGSPIRGAIQTDAAINSGNSGGPLIDSYGHVIGVNTATFTRKGSGISSGVNFAIPIDTVVRTIPALIVYGTAYRDRY; this is encoded by the exons ATGGTGGTGTTGGGTTGTTTGAAATTGCAATCCATCCCTCAACTAGTTCAACGTAATAACCCCAAGCAATCTTTAACTTGTTGTTCTACTACTAGTTGTTGTTTATGTTTGTGTTCTGAAAGCAATaatcaaaagaagaagaagagCAACATTGTTGTCACAAGGAGAAAAGCTTTAATCTTTACTACTACTTCTTTAGTATCTACACCCTTTTCATTTCAGCTACTGGCAAATGCTCAACAAGATGTAGAAGATGCACTTGAACAAGAAGAAGATAGAGTTGTTCACCTTTTTGAg AAAACTTCACCatctgttgttttcatcaaagATCTTGAAATCGTGAAAAAACCCAAGAGCTCTGACGAGATTGTAATGATAGATGATGAACTTGCAAAGGTCGAAGGGACGGGTTCAGGCTTCATCTGGGATAAGTTTGGTCACATT GTGACTAATTATCATGTCGTTGCTAAACTGGCTATGGATAGTGCAGGACTACAGCGCTGTAAG GTATATTTAGTTGATAAAAAGGGCAACAGCTTTTCTAGGGAAGCTAAGATTATTGGTGTCGATCCAGCATATGATTTGGCTGTTCTAAAG GTTGACGTTGAAGGAAATGAACCAAAGCCAGTCACTCTCGGAACCTCCGACAATTTACGAGTGGGTCAGAGCTGCTTTGCCATCGGGAATCCTTATGGATACGAGAATACTCTAACAACAGGG GTAGTCAGTGGGTTAGGCAGGGAGATACCTTCACCAAATGGCAGCCCAATCAGAGGGGCTATCCAAACAGATGCTGCTATCAATTCAG GAAATTCAGGCGGGCCCTTGATTGATTCATATGGTCATGTTATTGGTGTTAACACGGCTACTTTCACTCGCAAAG GTAGTGGGATATCCTCTGGTGTGAACTTTGCAATACCTATAGATACTGTTGTGCGAACTATACCTGCCCTAATTGTATATGGAACAGCTTATAGGGATAGGTATTGA
- the LOC141672716 gene encoding protease Do-like 5, chloroplastic isoform X2 → MVVLGCLKLQSIPQLVQRNNPKQSLTCCSTTSCCLCLCSESNNQKKKKSNIVVTRRKALIFTTTSLVSTPFSFQLLANAQQDVEDALEQEEDRVVHLFEKTSPSVVFIKDLEIVKKPKSSDEIVMIDDELAKVEGTGSGFIWDKFGHIVTNYHVVAKLAMDSAGLQRCKVYLVDKKGNSFSREAKIIGVDPAYDLAVLKVDVEGNEPKPVTLGTSDNLRVGQSCFAIGNPYGYENTLTTGVVSGLGREIPSPNGSPIRGAIQTDAAINSGNSGGPLIDSYGHVIGVNTATFTRKVQVVGYPLV, encoded by the exons ATGGTGGTGTTGGGTTGTTTGAAATTGCAATCCATCCCTCAACTAGTTCAACGTAATAACCCCAAGCAATCTTTAACTTGTTGTTCTACTACTAGTTGTTGTTTATGTTTGTGTTCTGAAAGCAATaatcaaaagaagaagaagagCAACATTGTTGTCACAAGGAGAAAAGCTTTAATCTTTACTACTACTTCTTTAGTATCTACACCCTTTTCATTTCAGCTACTGGCAAATGCTCAACAAGATGTAGAAGATGCACTTGAACAAGAAGAAGATAGAGTTGTTCACCTTTTTGAg AAAACTTCACCatctgttgttttcatcaaagATCTTGAAATCGTGAAAAAACCCAAGAGCTCTGACGAGATTGTAATGATAGATGATGAACTTGCAAAGGTCGAAGGGACGGGTTCAGGCTTCATCTGGGATAAGTTTGGTCACATT GTGACTAATTATCATGTCGTTGCTAAACTGGCTATGGATAGTGCAGGACTACAGCGCTGTAAG GTATATTTAGTTGATAAAAAGGGCAACAGCTTTTCTAGGGAAGCTAAGATTATTGGTGTCGATCCAGCATATGATTTGGCTGTTCTAAAG GTTGACGTTGAAGGAAATGAACCAAAGCCAGTCACTCTCGGAACCTCCGACAATTTACGAGTGGGTCAGAGCTGCTTTGCCATCGGGAATCCTTATGGATACGAGAATACTCTAACAACAGGG GTAGTCAGTGGGTTAGGCAGGGAGATACCTTCACCAAATGGCAGCCCAATCAGAGGGGCTATCCAAACAGATGCTGCTATCAATTCAG GAAATTCAGGCGGGCCCTTGATTGATTCATATGGTCATGTTATTGGTGTTAACACGGCTACTTTCACTCGCAAAG TGCAGGTAGTGGGATATCCTCTGGTGTGA